Proteins encoded within one genomic window of Mesobacillus subterraneus:
- a CDS encoding NUDIX domain-containing protein has protein sequence MGKRENVWLGVAGVVISEDGSWLVVKKRYGGLKGSWSLPAGFVDEGETADQAVLREVKEETGVVCTVSGLLGLRTGVIRESISDNMLVFQLTPLPGQMVTVEESELYDAKFMTTEELKEDPDTSLLLHYLLSKPIGQVLEGAEGMDPGKQFHYSAYKVFL, from the coding sequence GTCGCAGGTGTGGTTATTTCGGAAGATGGAAGCTGGCTGGTCGTCAAAAAGCGCTATGGCGGCTTGAAAGGAAGCTGGTCGCTGCCAGCAGGCTTCGTAGATGAAGGGGAAACGGCCGATCAGGCAGTCCTCAGGGAAGTGAAAGAAGAAACAGGTGTAGTCTGTACAGTTTCAGGACTGCTAGGTTTGCGAACTGGAGTGATCCGGGAGTCCATCAGCGATAATATGCTCGTATTTCAATTGACTCCATTGCCAGGTCAAATGGTGACTGTCGAGGAAAGTGAGCTATACGATGCGAAATTTATGACAACTGAAGAACTAAAAGAGGATCCTGATACCTCGCTTCTGCTGCATTACCTTTTAAGTAAACCCATTGGCCAAGTTTTGGAGGGAGCGGAGGGAATGGATCCAGGAAAGCAATTTCACTATAGTGCATATAAAGTATTTTTATAA